Proteins encoded within one genomic window of Formosa agariphila KMM 3901:
- a CDS encoding DUF4920 domain-containing protein, with protein MKKLIYLMVINVLIWSCDNKPKSVDASIIDDTTVAISYDSYGEKINDSDVLTSDAMMAHYKNLKLGDTISSKLKGKIVEVCPKTGCWMTLDVKGDKTVLVRFKDYGFFMPLDAKGEAIVDGKAFVTETSVEELRHYAEDAGKSAEEIAAITMPKMQYRFEAEGVLLIQ; from the coding sequence ATGAAAAAACTAATTTATCTCATGGTAATTAACGTGTTGATTTGGTCTTGCGATAACAAACCTAAGTCCGTGGATGCATCTATTATTGATGATACTACAGTAGCGATTTCATATGATTCTTACGGTGAAAAAATTAATGATTCTGATGTTTTAACCTCAGACGCAATGATGGCGCATTATAAAAATTTAAAATTAGGAGACACCATTAGCTCTAAACTGAAAGGAAAAATTGTTGAGGTTTGCCCTAAAACAGGCTGTTGGATGACATTAGATGTTAAAGGAGATAAGACCGTATTGGTTAGATTTAAAGATTATGGTTTTTTTATGCCTCTAGATGCTAAAGGAGAAGCTATAGTTGATGGAAAAGCTTTTGTTACCGAAACTTCTGTAGAGGAATTAAGACATTATGCAGAAGATGCGGGTAAGTCTGCTGAAGAAATTGCAGCCATAACAATGCCTAAAATGCAATACCGCTTTGAGGCTGAGGGTGTACTATTAATACAGTAA
- a CDS encoding aldo/keto reductase, producing MKTITLNDGNTTPQLGFGTYKSTEQEGIAAVKTAIKKGYRLIDTAAAYGNEAEVGKGIKESGISRKELFVTTKLWRESLGYESTKIELEASLKRLDLEYIDLYLIHWPANQKNYTNWKKTNAETWKAMEELQAEGKIKSIGVSNFFESHLDALLETAKVVPAVNQIEFHPGYWQPELVGYCKSKNIAVESWSPLARGKVFDNPELKSIAEKHNKSVSQICLRWILQHQAIVIPKSSNPDRIAENIDVFDFELSNTDMELINTLPEFGFSGELPDMWPDKS from the coding sequence ATGAAAACCATAACATTAAACGACGGAAACACCACTCCTCAACTCGGATTCGGAACTTATAAATCTACAGAACAAGAAGGCATAGCTGCTGTAAAAACCGCAATTAAAAAGGGTTATCGATTAATAGATACAGCCGCAGCCTATGGCAATGAAGCCGAAGTTGGCAAAGGAATAAAGGAAAGTGGTATCTCTAGGAAAGAATTGTTTGTAACCACTAAATTATGGCGAGAGTCTTTGGGTTACGAATCTACCAAAATAGAACTTGAAGCCTCCTTAAAGCGATTAGATTTAGAGTATATAGATCTGTATTTAATTCATTGGCCAGCGAATCAGAAAAACTATACCAATTGGAAGAAAACCAATGCAGAAACCTGGAAAGCGATGGAAGAATTACAAGCTGAAGGCAAAATAAAATCTATTGGAGTAAGTAATTTTTTTGAATCGCATTTAGATGCTTTATTAGAAACTGCTAAGGTTGTACCAGCGGTGAACCAGATTGAATTTCATCCGGGCTATTGGCAACCCGAATTAGTGGGCTATTGTAAATCTAAAAATATAGCAGTGGAATCTTGGTCGCCATTAGCCAGAGGAAAAGTGTTCGACAATCCCGAGCTTAAATCCATTGCAGAAAAACACAACAAATCGGTATCTCAAATCTGTTTACGTTGGATTCTGCAACATCAAGCGATAGTGATTCCTAAATCAAGCAATCCAGACCGCATAGCCGAAAATATAGATGTGTTTGACTTTGAGTTAAGCAATACAGACATGGAACTCATTAATACTTTACCAGAATTTGGTTTTAGTGGCGAATTACCAGATATGTGGCCAGATAAGTCTTAA
- a CDS encoding DUF5916 domain-containing protein, with protein sequence MTSKSSKEPGHLSRVKMPLSFFSRNFTVYRVLLFCVLFVTQSQLYSQNSDKSISVNYVENDDFIIDGVLDEAMWEQAIPTGDFTEYFPTDSKPAEYQTELRMLYNEGFLYIAVKGYAPGKNYKTPSYERDFSISGADIVNLMFDTYSDRTNAFLFGINPFGVEREGVIYRGGVTGDLDLNWNTKWKGESQIYDGYFISELKIPMSAFKFKAGITKWKFSAMRSDTQSNTKSSWSRVPQNQNQLNLGYFGDLIFEKPLQKTRNPISVIPYVTPSFTNRNYEGEKSFDFKAGFDAKIPIKSSLMLDLTVLPDFSSDDVVSGTNNVTQFEIKQDETRLFFIDNGDLFNGFGNTDNALPFYSRRVGFAKDKEGQDVVVPLSVGAKFTGKINNKLRIGILDVQTEEDKGEYIPSNNNLIIAAEQKVFNKSNISMFFINRQATNFNEESSGTEYNRVAGTDFNFFSKNNSVDGKAFFHKSFTPGIDGDAISAGTDLNVEKRTYSLGLTTQYVDNGFVSDLGYIKRSDILRANPSVKYNLYPKSDAINTIIFSGSYNGYWRASGGNDLREGYTALGAEINFTSGALVSLTGNKNYEYLYTPFDPVGAKGNGEPVPVGGYNTIDFDLDFNTDKRKAFWLEGTATYGSFYTGDKFSADVTFQYRYQPLFFVSVQIQYDDIKLPEPYSSGQIWYLGPTLNVTFSKTLFFNTDVQYSSQSDSFLLVSRLQWRYAPLSDVFLTFTDTDNTNPFELVERGLYLKVTYWLDINRRK encoded by the coding sequence ATGACATCAAAATCATCAAAAGAGCCCGGACATTTAAGTAGGGTTAAAATGCCGTTGTCTTTTTTTAGCAGAAACTTTACAGTGTATAGAGTCTTACTATTTTGTGTACTATTTGTAACGCAATCTCAATTATACAGTCAGAATAGTGACAAAAGTATTTCAGTAAACTATGTTGAGAATGATGATTTTATTATTGATGGTGTTTTAGATGAAGCCATGTGGGAACAAGCAATTCCTACTGGAGACTTTACAGAATATTTTCCAACAGATAGTAAGCCTGCAGAATACCAAACCGAGTTAAGAATGTTGTATAATGAGGGCTTCTTATATATTGCTGTAAAAGGCTATGCGCCAGGTAAGAACTATAAAACGCCATCTTACGAAAGAGATTTTAGTATAAGTGGAGCAGATATTGTTAACCTGATGTTCGATACGTATAGCGATAGAACCAATGCCTTTTTATTTGGAATAAATCCGTTTGGTGTAGAACGAGAAGGTGTTATTTATAGAGGAGGAGTAACGGGAGATTTAGATTTAAACTGGAATACAAAGTGGAAAGGAGAGTCTCAAATTTATGATGGCTATTTTATTTCTGAACTTAAAATCCCGATGTCTGCATTTAAATTTAAAGCAGGTATAACAAAGTGGAAATTCTCTGCAATGCGATCAGATACACAATCTAATACAAAGAGTTCATGGTCTAGAGTTCCTCAAAATCAAAATCAGCTTAACTTAGGGTATTTTGGAGATTTAATTTTTGAAAAACCACTACAGAAAACAAGAAATCCTATTTCTGTAATTCCTTATGTTACCCCTTCTTTTACGAATAGAAATTATGAAGGTGAAAAGTCTTTCGATTTTAAAGCTGGTTTCGATGCTAAAATTCCTATTAAAAGTAGTTTAATGTTAGACTTAACGGTGTTACCAGATTTTTCTAGTGACGATGTGGTATCAGGAACTAATAATGTCACTCAATTTGAAATAAAACAGGACGAAACTCGATTGTTTTTTATTGATAATGGCGATTTGTTTAACGGATTTGGAAATACAGACAATGCCTTGCCTTTTTATTCGAGACGTGTTGGTTTTGCAAAAGACAAAGAGGGTCAGGATGTTGTAGTGCCACTTTCGGTAGGAGCGAAATTTACTGGGAAAATCAATAACAAATTAAGAATTGGGATATTAGATGTCCAAACCGAAGAAGATAAAGGAGAGTATATACCTTCTAATAATAATTTAATTATTGCTGCCGAACAAAAGGTTTTTAATAAATCGAATATTTCAATGTTCTTTATTAATAGGCAAGCAACGAATTTTAATGAAGAAAGCTCTGGTACAGAATACAACCGTGTTGCTGGTACAGACTTTAATTTCTTTTCTAAAAATAATAGTGTCGATGGTAAGGCGTTTTTTCATAAATCGTTTACTCCCGGAATCGATGGTGATGCAATTTCTGCGGGAACAGATTTAAATGTAGAAAAAAGAACTTATTCGTTAGGTCTTACTACACAATATGTGGATAACGGATTCGTGTCGGATCTTGGCTATATAAAACGTAGTGATATATTAAGAGCAAATCCTTCAGTTAAGTATAATTTATATCCAAAATCTGATGCTATAAATACTATTATATTTAGTGGTAGTTATAATGGGTATTGGAGAGCTTCTGGCGGGAATGATCTTAGGGAAGGATATACGGCTTTAGGTGCCGAAATAAACTTTACAAGTGGTGCTTTAGTTTCATTAACGGGTAATAAAAACTACGAATATTTATACACCCCTTTTGATCCCGTAGGAGCCAAAGGTAACGGAGAACCTGTGCCGGTTGGAGGTTATAATACTATAGATTTTGATCTAGATTTTAATACCGATAAACGTAAGGCATTTTGGCTTGAGGGTACAGCGACTTATGGCTCTTTTTACACTGGCGATAAGTTTAGTGCAGATGTTACGTTTCAATATAGATATCAGCCGTTATTTTTTGTTTCTGTACAAATTCAATACGACGATATTAAACTACCGGAACCTTATTCTTCTGGTCAGATTTGGTATTTGGGGCCAACACTTAATGTGACGTTTTCTAAAACATTATTCTTTAATACCGATGTGCAATACAGCTCGCAATCGGATAGTTTCTTATTGGTCTCCCGTTTGCAATGGAGATATGCGCCACTATCAGATGTATTCTTAACATTTACAGATACAGATAATACCAATCCTTTCGAACTTGTAGAAAGAGGATTGTATTTAAAAGTTACCTATTGGTTAGATATTAATAGAAGGAAATAA
- a CDS encoding alpha/beta hydrolase family esterase, whose translation MIAQNRHIQFYTVILVVLLLCACKKNNIKNTFRHDNLERTYVLYKPDNLSKNAPLVFVLHSYGRYAKDYKQSLRLDSLASLNNFMVCYPQGTLDSNTGKPYWNCDLQASTIDDTGYITELAKHLQTKYELNPKRTFVCGISNGGFMSYTLACESPKVFKAIASIGGTMSGATWKNREAHAFPISILQISGTQDKAVPIDGSMSTAYGWGGAPAMDTIIEYWSKLNRCTEKDSRSYPNIEAHHYKKGINNNQVWYYKLDGFGHDLPTKANSGLASDVLIWDFFSKL comes from the coding sequence ATGATAGCACAAAACCGACATATTCAATTTTACACAGTAATACTCGTGGTTTTACTTTTGTGCGCTTGCAAGAAAAACAATATTAAAAATACGTTTAGACACGATAATTTAGAACGCACTTATGTCCTGTATAAACCCGACAATTTATCGAAAAATGCGCCTTTAGTTTTTGTACTGCATAGTTATGGCCGTTATGCCAAAGATTATAAACAAAGTTTACGATTAGACAGTCTTGCTTCTCTTAACAATTTTATGGTGTGTTATCCACAAGGTACTCTGGATAGTAATACTGGAAAACCCTACTGGAACTGCGACTTACAAGCATCTACTATAGACGATACGGGCTATATTACTGAGCTCGCAAAACACTTACAAACCAAATATGAGCTAAACCCAAAACGGACTTTTGTATGTGGTATATCTAACGGAGGCTTTATGAGTTATACTTTGGCCTGCGAATCACCAAAAGTATTTAAGGCCATAGCCTCTATTGGTGGCACAATGTCTGGCGCTACTTGGAAGAACAGAGAGGCCCATGCTTTCCCTATTTCAATATTACAGATATCTGGAACCCAAGACAAGGCCGTTCCTATTGATGGTAGTATGTCTACCGCATATGGTTGGGGCGGAGCTCCTGCTATGGATACCATAATAGAGTACTGGTCAAAATTAAATAGATGTACGGAAAAAGACAGTCGGTCTTATCCGAACATTGAAGCACACCACTACAAGAAAGGCATAAATAATAATCAGGTATGGTATTATAAACTTGATGGATTTGGACACGATTTACCAACAAAAGCCAATTCTGGATTAGCCTCTGATGTTTTAATTTGGGATTTTTTCAGCAAACTCTAA
- a CDS encoding chondroitinase-B domain-containing protein → MKKITLFFLLLCTMTVMAQNKTYFIDDPESLRDVFYQPGDEIILKNGVYDTDERMRFLGSGTAENPVIFRAETPGGVILTGGARLTIGGETDDDTGEKIATGEYLIVDGLYWKGGYGANNFIEFRNGYDFAHHSTIQNCAIDGLEIEPDDIEEGVYAKHRWIVLYGTYNSVLNCSFMNKKSAGALILAEYSYNAVGPPYGDDDDDNANNTRCDLVGHTISNNYFYKYEKKNQSFENAGDSETIRIGTSEYQNVNSGAVVSNNYFVEADGENEIITNKSKNNFYINNTFRRSRGSLVLRHGSNATVEGNYFLGENVDGTGGIRITDSDHTITNNYIQDCITVLDQAKWNNGITFIGGGDDAAVNCSSTKVSNGYQQTENITVSRNTIVNTNAPLFYNTDKGSTDPTGAVSDNLIYFTTDNANISEVISGDTDNAYENLGTALSYLGNVYTGTTLGVTNDGFTEGTEVTATENGEIFTFAGADGKGADMGAYQPATDSMVGHSIGACFLNNEGNGITDGNCTIEIPESIIVSSIPTFPYEASSADVTVTANVGWTAVSNNDWITIEPDAADGDATVVVSVTENTELTSREGSVTFTQVDGGDGIVRELVVTQDGGPRTDLIEGVSIAFVSKENSSKNEVATNMLDKDLSTVWTADDGDIVAGDYKGDGEYVILDLGGTYNLDFMQFNTTDKSEAFGYQVLVSTTGIDDADFSMILPTEDDLLFTATNSTAYNEYDVNAKAKYVKVIGFGRFKEVDDSDRATADYSRSSAWTAIGEIEFFGDKARENLINTGGADDPVSVNSFSSDNSSKDEVATNTLDKNLNTVWAAQDGSVLIDDYKGDGEYIIYDLGSPYTLDFIQLNTTDKDDAFGIQIWVSTTGTDDADFSKIVPSAGDLEFTATGTTDFNQYIVDADARYVKLIGYGRFNADGDKRESAWSAIGEIEFYGESTTLSTTDITKNSLKLYPNPVTNGVLYLSKQSGNFDTLRIYDVSGKTILSKALNGSMAKEELNVSSLSPGLYFVEISNASSRVVNKIVVSK, encoded by the coding sequence ATGAAAAAAATTACACTATTTTTTCTATTACTGTGTACCATGACAGTAATGGCACAAAACAAAACCTACTTTATCGATGACCCTGAGTCGTTGCGGGATGTATTTTATCAGCCAGGTGATGAAATTATCCTAAAAAATGGGGTTTACGATACAGATGAGCGTATGCGATTTCTGGGTTCTGGTACCGCAGAAAATCCTGTTATCTTTAGAGCAGAAACACCTGGAGGTGTTATTCTTACTGGTGGTGCACGATTAACCATTGGTGGAGAAACAGACGATGATACTGGTGAAAAAATTGCAACAGGAGAATATTTAATTGTAGATGGTCTTTATTGGAAAGGCGGTTACGGCGCTAACAATTTTATAGAGTTTAGAAATGGTTACGACTTTGCACACCATAGTACCATTCAAAATTGTGCTATCGATGGACTGGAAATCGAACCAGACGATATAGAAGAAGGAGTTTATGCAAAACACCGTTGGATTGTATTGTATGGAACTTACAACAGTGTTTTAAACTGTTCATTTATGAATAAGAAAAGTGCAGGTGCTTTAATATTAGCAGAATATTCATATAATGCTGTAGGACCACCTTACGGAGACGACGACGATGATAATGCAAATAATACGCGTTGCGACTTAGTAGGACACACCATTAGTAATAATTACTTTTATAAGTACGAAAAAAAGAATCAGTCTTTTGAAAATGCTGGAGATAGTGAAACCATTCGTATTGGAACAAGTGAATACCAAAATGTAAATAGTGGTGCTGTAGTAAGTAATAATTATTTTGTGGAAGCCGATGGTGAGAATGAAATTATTACCAATAAAAGTAAAAATAACTTTTATATAAATAACACGTTTAGAAGATCTAGAGGATCTTTAGTTTTGCGTCATGGTTCTAATGCTACTGTAGAAGGAAATTATTTTTTAGGTGAAAATGTAGATGGTACTGGAGGTATTAGAATTACAGATAGTGACCATACAATTACTAATAATTACATCCAAGATTGTATTACTGTTTTAGATCAAGCCAAGTGGAATAATGGAATCACATTTATAGGTGGTGGAGATGATGCTGCGGTTAATTGCTCATCTACAAAAGTTTCAAACGGATATCAACAAACAGAGAATATCACGGTATCTAGAAATACAATTGTAAATACAAATGCACCTTTATTTTACAACACAGATAAAGGGTCTACAGATCCAACAGGAGCAGTATCAGATAACTTAATTTATTTTACCACAGATAATGCTAATATTTCAGAAGTAATTTCTGGAGATACAGATAATGCTTACGAAAACCTTGGTACAGCTTTAAGCTATTTAGGAAACGTTTACACAGGAACAACTTTAGGTGTAACTAACGATGGTTTTACTGAAGGAACAGAAGTTACTGCAACAGAAAATGGTGAAATCTTTACGTTTGCAGGTGCAGATGGTAAAGGTGCAGATATGGGGGCTTACCAACCTGCTACAGACAGTATGGTAGGGCACAGTATTGGAGCTTGTTTCTTAAATAATGAAGGTAATGGTATCACAGATGGTAACTGTACTATCGAAATCCCGGAATCTATAATTGTGAGTAGTATTCCAACATTTCCTTATGAAGCTAGTAGTGCAGATGTTACTGTTACGGCTAATGTAGGATGGACTGCAGTATCTAATAACGATTGGATAACTATCGAACCAGATGCAGCCGATGGCGATGCAACTGTTGTGGTTTCGGTAACCGAAAACACAGAATTAACAAGCAGAGAAGGGTCTGTAACATTTACACAAGTAGATGGCGGAGATGGTATTGTAAGAGAATTAGTTGTAACTCAAGATGGTGGACCTAGAACCGATTTAATAGAAGGGGTTTCTATTGCCTTTGTTTCTAAAGAAAATAGTTCTAAGAATGAAGTTGCGACAAATATGTTGGATAAAGATTTAAGTACTGTTTGGACAGCAGACGATGGAGATATTGTTGCTGGAGATTATAAAGGCGATGGAGAATATGTTATTCTTGATTTAGGAGGTACTTATAATTTAGACTTTATGCAGTTTAACACTACCGATAAAAGTGAAGCATTCGGGTATCAAGTGTTAGTATCTACAACTGGTATAGATGATGCAGATTTTTCAATGATTTTACCTACTGAAGACGATTTATTATTTACCGCAACAAACTCTACCGCGTATAACGAGTACGATGTTAATGCTAAAGCTAAATATGTTAAGGTTATAGGTTTCGGAAGATTTAAAGAAGTAGATGATTCAGATAGAGCTACTGCAGATTATAGTCGATCTAGTGCGTGGACTGCAATTGGAGAAATTGAATTTTTCGGAGACAAAGCGCGTGAGAATTTAATTAACACAGGTGGGGCAGATGATCCTGTATCTGTAAATTCTTTTTCTAGTGATAATAGTTCTAAAGACGAAGTTGCTACAAACACTTTAGATAAAAATTTAAACACGGTATGGGCCGCGCAAGATGGTAGTGTTTTAATAGACGATTATAAAGGTGATGGGGAGTATATTATATACGATTTAGGAAGTCCTTATACATTAGACTTTATTCAATTAAATACTACAGATAAAGACGATGCCTTCGGAATCCAAATTTGGGTATCTACAACAGGTACAGATGATGCAGACTTTTCTAAAATCGTTCCAAGTGCTGGAGACTTAGAGTTTACAGCAACAGGTACAACAGATTTTAATCAGTATATAGTTGATGCCGATGCACGTTATGTAAAATTAATAGGATATGGAAGATTTAATGCCGATGGAGATAAGAGAGAAAGCGCTTGGTCTGCTATAGGAGAGATTGAGTTTTACGGAGAGTCAACAACCTTGTCGACAACAGATATAACTAAAAACAGTCTGAAATTGTATCCAAACCCAGTTACAAACGGAGTTCTGTATTTAAGTAAACAATCTGGTAATTTTGATACCTTAAGAATTTACGATGTTTCTGGTAAAACTATTTTATCGAAAGCATTAAACGGATCAATGGCTAAAGAAGAGCTTAACGTGTCTTCATTATCCCCAGGTTTATATTTTGTTGAAATTTCAAATGCTAGCAGCAGAGTTGTTAATAAAATAGTGGTTTCTAAATAA
- a CDS encoding NAD(P)/FAD-dependent oxidoreductase, which translates to MEHIAIIGNGISGVTLARHIRKNSDKRITIISSETEHFFSRTALMYIYMGHMKFENTKPYEDWFWDKNRIELKKGFVKQVDTTSKTLHFAEGDTLKYDKLVIATGSKPNKFGWPGQDLKGVMGMYHKQDLESLETYAPNKETCNRAVIVGGGLIGIEMAEMLNSRNIPVTFLVRENSFWNGVLPKGESEMINRHIKSHHIDLRLSTNLKEIVSDENGKVKSVIIEETGEEIPCNVVGLTAGVAPNIDFLKDSGVAIGRGVKVNRFLETNVADVYAIGDCAEQHEAIGNRRPIEAVWYTGRMMGEVLAQTICGNKMEYKPGHWFNSAKFLDIEYQTYGWVFSERSKSEHEANFHWKHVDDTKCITVAYHKNTNLFLGINTFGIRMRHEVFDRWLTEARDVDYVMHHLAEANFDPEFYKTFETDILKAYTNQLQTV; encoded by the coding sequence ATGGAACACATTGCCATTATAGGAAACGGAATTTCGGGTGTGACGCTTGCGAGACATATCAGAAAAAATTCGGATAAAAGGATAACTATAATCTCTTCAGAAACAGAACATTTTTTTTCACGCACAGCGCTCATGTATATTTACATGGGACATATGAAGTTTGAAAATACAAAGCCCTACGAAGATTGGTTTTGGGATAAGAACAGAATCGAGCTCAAGAAAGGCTTCGTAAAACAGGTCGATACCACTTCAAAAACACTTCATTTTGCAGAAGGCGATACGCTTAAATACGATAAACTCGTCATTGCAACAGGAAGTAAACCTAATAAGTTTGGATGGCCAGGGCAGGACCTTAAAGGTGTTATGGGCATGTATCATAAACAAGATTTAGAAAGCTTAGAAACCTATGCGCCTAATAAGGAAACATGTAATAGAGCCGTTATTGTTGGAGGCGGATTAATTGGTATTGAAATGGCAGAAATGCTAAATTCCAGAAATATTCCGGTTACATTTTTAGTGCGTGAAAATAGTTTTTGGAATGGTGTGTTACCTAAAGGCGAAAGTGAAATGATTAACCGTCATATAAAAAGCCATCATATAGACCTTAGGTTGTCTACAAACTTAAAGGAAATTGTTTCAGACGAAAACGGCAAAGTAAAATCTGTAATTATTGAAGAAACAGGAGAGGAAATTCCGTGTAATGTAGTGGGCCTTACAGCTGGAGTTGCTCCAAATATCGACTTTCTAAAAGACTCTGGTGTAGCAATAGGTCGTGGTGTAAAAGTGAATCGGTTTTTAGAAACTAACGTAGCAGATGTTTATGCTATTGGCGATTGTGCCGAGCAACACGAAGCTATCGGGAACAGACGTCCAATAGAAGCTGTTTGGTATACTGGTCGTATGATGGGAGAAGTATTAGCGCAAACTATTTGTGGCAATAAAATGGAATACAAACCAGGACATTGGTTTAATTCGGCGAAATTTTTAGATATCGAATATCAAACCTATGGATGGGTGTTTAGTGAAAGGAGTAAATCTGAACACGAAGCAAATTTTCATTGGAAGCATGTAGACGATACCAAATGTATTACTGTAGCCTACCATAAAAACACGAACCTATTTTTAGGGATTAATACTTTTGGAATACGTATGCGTCATGAAGTATTCGACCGTTGGCTTACCGAAGCACGCGATGTAGACTATGTCATGCATCATTTGGCCGAAGCTAATTTTGATCCTGAATTCTACAAAACTTTTGAAACCGATATTTTAAAAGCCTACACTAACCAATTACAAACGGTATAA
- a CDS encoding 4Fe-4S binding protein, with product MSNKINTSMSLANPDALNITNKQKIGLAIGVIGLFIMVLALLNTDFPNKALFLTLSLVAIFGGVIMYSREAYLNKLEGIKNDGVWFKSISSRGILGWILGVVLTTFYIVLYFFPKYLGLGTDGEANTGLIALFDPLSHLLSGRDASQWFVYGVLYTVAILAFGYKFLLKYRHNRYQQLRTGSVMFFQLGFAFLIPEFMYVMNNDLPYYDLKSIWPLNYYIFDEWSVNGFLSAGNIGVALLIFGLLSIFVITPILTYKYGKRWYCSWVCGCGGLAETAGDSFRQLSSKKMYAWKIERWLIHTVLVFSVVMTVAMVYSYLGYDKNDFWLTRDVFISLVIGLLTVVFVGVMYFKRHEFGKDAKMGAIGYAVVIALLLIMHFTGTTEHLFFIKAGSLRAAYGLYIGSIFSGVIGTGFYPILGNRSWCRFGCPMAAILGFQQRLFSKFRITTNGGQCISCGNCSTYCEMGIDVRAYAQKGENIVRSSCVGCGICSAVCPRGVLKLENDSMEGRINPNEILLGNDVDLMDLLNNKKN from the coding sequence ATGAGTAATAAAATTAACACAAGTATGTCATTGGCTAATCCCGATGCTTTAAATATAACGAACAAGCAAAAAATAGGACTCGCCATTGGTGTTATTGGTTTATTTATAATGGTCTTAGCACTTCTTAATACCGACTTTCCAAATAAAGCTTTGTTTCTTACACTTTCATTAGTCGCTATATTTGGAGGGGTAATAATGTATTCTAGAGAAGCTTATCTTAATAAGTTAGAAGGGATAAAAAACGATGGTGTTTGGTTTAAATCTATTTCGTCTCGTGGTATTTTAGGATGGATACTTGGTGTGGTTTTAACAACGTTTTACATTGTTTTATATTTCTTTCCGAAGTATTTAGGATTAGGAACAGACGGCGAAGCAAACACAGGTTTAATAGCGCTTTTCGATCCTTTAAGTCATTTGTTAAGCGGAAGAGATGCTAGCCAATGGTTTGTTTATGGAGTGCTTTATACAGTCGCTATATTAGCGTTTGGATATAAGTTCTTATTAAAATACAGACATAACCGTTATCAGCAATTACGTACAGGGTCGGTTATGTTTTTTCAATTGGGTTTTGCCTTTTTGATACCAGAATTTATGTATGTTATGAATAACGATTTACCATATTACGATCTTAAAAGTATATGGCCACTTAACTACTATATTTTTGACGAATGGTCTGTAAACGGATTTCTTTCAGCAGGAAATATAGGGGTAGCATTATTAATATTTGGGCTATTATCCATCTTTGTAATTACGCCTATTTTAACCTACAAATACGGTAAACGTTGGTATTGTTCTTGGGTTTGTGGTTGTGGAGGTTTAGCCGAAACTGCTGGTGATTCGTTCAGACAATTATCATCCAAAAAAATGTATGCTTGGAAGATTGAGCGTTGGTTAATTCATACGGTTTTAGTCTTTTCTGTGGTAATGACGGTAGCCATGGTGTATTCATATTTAGGCTACGATAAAAATGATTTCTGGTTAACAAGAGATGTGTTTATCTCGTTAGTCATTGGGTTATTAACAGTGGTATTTGTTGGTGTTATGTACTTTAAAAGACATGAATTTGGTAAAGATGCCAAAATGGGAGCTATTGGTTACGCCGTAGTTATCGCGTTATTATTAATCATGCACTTTACGGGAACAACAGAACACTTGTTTTTTATAAAAGCAGGTAGTTTACGAGCAGCTTATGGTTTATACATTGGTTCTATTTTCTCTGGAGTTATTGGGACAGGATTTTATCCTATTTTAGGAAACCGTTCTTGGTGTCGTTTTGGTTGTCCGATGGCTGCTATTTTAGGATTTCAACAGCGTTTATTTTCTAAGTTTAGAATTACAACCAATGGTGGACAATGTATTTCTTGTGGAAACTGTTCTACATATTGCGAAATGGGTATAGACGTGAGAGCCTATGCGCAAAAAGGAGAAAATATTGTAAGATCTAGTTGTGTGGGTTGTGGTATATGTTCTGCAGTTTGTCCAAGAGGTGTTTTAAAATTAGAAAACGATTCAATGGAAGGTCGTATCAATCCGAATGAAATCTTATTAGGAAATGATGTAGACTTAATGGATTTATTAAATAATAAGAAAAACTAG